A section of the Akkermansia muciniphila genome encodes:
- the radC gene encoding RadC family protein, translating to MAYRKLQDLPSQSLPREKLLRQGRHSLSNAELLAIFLRMGIKGKNVLDMSSDLIQSAGSLDALAHMDAAEIADICKGIGMAKAATLSAAFELGARALRETMMRRPIQTPEDVYDYLTTAMRWRDRETVLVLLLDTKCSLIKPVEISSGTLNESIAHPRDILRPSVIHNAYGFILAHNHPSGNPAPSRTDDLLTERVRECAKLLGVRFLDHIIIGKPTETASRNYYSYNHPNGERLKEAIKGRPLYH from the coding sequence ATGGCCTACCGCAAACTCCAGGACCTCCCCTCCCAATCCCTGCCGAGGGAGAAACTGCTGCGCCAGGGAAGGCACAGCCTCAGCAATGCGGAACTGCTGGCGATCTTCCTGCGGATGGGTATCAAGGGAAAAAACGTACTGGACATGTCCTCGGACCTGATCCAGTCCGCAGGCTCCCTGGATGCCCTGGCCCACATGGATGCCGCGGAAATAGCGGACATCTGCAAGGGAATAGGCATGGCGAAAGCGGCCACGCTGAGCGCCGCTTTCGAACTGGGCGCGCGGGCCCTACGGGAAACGATGATGCGGCGCCCCATCCAGACGCCTGAAGACGTCTACGACTATTTGACCACCGCGATGCGCTGGAGGGACAGGGAAACCGTGCTTGTTCTGCTGCTGGATACCAAATGCAGCCTCATCAAGCCTGTGGAAATCTCCAGCGGCACCCTGAACGAATCCATTGCCCACCCGCGCGACATCCTGCGCCCTTCCGTCATCCATAACGCCTACGGCTTCATTCTGGCGCACAATCACCCCAGCGGAAATCCGGCGCCCAGCCGCACGGACGACCTCCTGACAGAACGCGTCCGGGAATGCGCCAAACTCCTCGGCGTCCGTTTCCTGGACCATATCATCATCGGAAAACCCACCGAAACGGCATCCAGGAACTACTACAGCTACAACCATCCCAACGGGGAGCGGCTCAAGGAAGCCATCAAAGGACGCCCCCTCTATCATTGA
- a CDS encoding NAD(P)H-hydrate dehydratase produces the protein MKVCSTENMQIAERELIVSGTPARALMKQASAGIAEAVMQFFPAPGLCVAYVGKGNNGGDALTVLNILKQHGWEIGFRAAYPRSEWGELPVRQLAEISPPPQEYQEAPLPRTGKPMILLDGLLGIGARGLLRQEISDLCAEMNYLRNRCGAVRTVAIDIPTGIDPDTGMPQENAIEADFTMCIGAVKQGLLDDDATLHTGRLACIDLPGLHVQALPATELITSSRLTKFLSARPYTDYKNKRGHIGVIAGSEGMLGAARLCCEAALRAGAGLVTLHVHRDAYPFIAPSMPPEIMVRPVDSYADVSLRTFSAFLIGPGIGSVSEEDAEAIRLILETGTPAVLDADGLNLAAAMQWSLGEHILATPHHGEIRRLLPDADNCAIRADIADCFMEEHEAALVYKGARTIVTQRGKPLFYNITGGPGMATAGQGDVLAGVCGGFLAQGESLLVSAVLGTYLCGRASEIAISSGDSTQQTLTAGDTLRHLPAAILSTARLCY, from the coding sequence ATGAAAGTTTGCTCCACGGAAAATATGCAGATCGCGGAACGCGAGCTCATCGTCAGCGGAACGCCTGCCAGGGCCCTCATGAAACAGGCCTCTGCCGGCATTGCGGAAGCCGTCATGCAGTTCTTTCCGGCTCCCGGGCTATGCGTAGCCTATGTGGGAAAGGGCAACAATGGCGGGGACGCCCTCACCGTCCTCAACATCCTGAAACAGCACGGCTGGGAAATCGGATTCCGGGCTGCCTATCCACGTTCCGAATGGGGGGAACTGCCCGTCCGCCAACTGGCGGAAATCTCCCCTCCGCCCCAGGAATACCAGGAAGCCCCCCTGCCCCGGACGGGAAAGCCCATGATCCTGCTGGACGGGCTGCTGGGCATTGGCGCCAGGGGGCTGCTCCGCCAGGAAATCTCCGACCTCTGCGCGGAAATGAATTACCTGCGGAACCGCTGCGGAGCCGTGCGAACCGTGGCAATAGACATCCCCACGGGAATTGACCCGGATACGGGAATGCCTCAGGAAAACGCCATAGAGGCGGATTTCACCATGTGCATAGGAGCCGTCAAGCAGGGGCTGCTGGATGATGATGCCACCCTGCACACGGGGCGCCTGGCCTGCATTGACCTTCCCGGACTCCATGTGCAGGCCCTGCCCGCCACAGAACTCATCACCTCCTCCCGGCTTACCAAATTCCTCTCTGCAAGGCCCTATACGGATTATAAGAACAAACGCGGGCACATTGGCGTCATTGCCGGGTCGGAAGGGATGCTGGGGGCGGCCAGGCTGTGCTGTGAAGCCGCCCTCCGGGCCGGAGCAGGACTGGTGACGCTGCACGTCCACCGGGATGCCTACCCCTTCATTGCGCCGTCCATGCCGCCGGAAATCATGGTCAGGCCCGTGGACAGCTATGCGGACGTATCCCTCCGGACATTCAGCGCCTTCCTCATTGGCCCCGGCATCGGGTCCGTATCGGAGGAAGACGCGGAGGCCATCCGCCTCATTTTGGAAACCGGCACTCCCGCTGTTCTGGATGCGGACGGTCTGAACCTGGCTGCCGCCATGCAGTGGAGCCTGGGAGAGCACATCCTTGCTACTCCGCACCATGGGGAAATCCGCCGCCTTCTGCCGGATGCGGACAACTGCGCCATCCGGGCAGACATTGCGGACTGCTTCATGGAGGAGCACGAAGCGGCCTTGGTCTACAAGGGGGCCCGCACCATCGTCACCCAGCGGGGAAAACCCCTCTTTTACAACATCACCGGAGGCCCCGGCATGGCTACCGCCGGCCAGGGGGACGTGCTGGCGGGCGTCTGCGGCGGCTTCCTGGCGCAAGGGGAATCACTGCTGGTCTCCGCCGTTCTGGGAACCTACCTGTGCGGCCGTGCTTCCGAGATAGCCATCTCCTCCGGAGATTCCACCCAGCAGACCCTGACGGCGGGGGACACGCTGCGCCATCTGCCCGCCGCCATCCTTTCCACCGCACGCCTCTGCTACTGA
- the infA gene encoding translation initiation factor IF-1 codes for MEVEGTICAVLAGTMFKVRLPNGHEVLAHISGKMRKRFIKIVVGDKVRMEMSPYDMTKARITFRIG; via the coding sequence ATTGAAGTGGAAGGCACCATCTGCGCCGTGCTGGCAGGCACCATGTTCAAGGTGCGCCTGCCCAACGGGCACGAAGTGCTGGCCCATATCTCCGGCAAGATGCGCAAGCGGTTCATCAAAATCGTGGTAGGCGACAAGGTCCGCATGGAAATGTCCCCCTATGACATGACCAAGGCGCGCATCACCTTCCGTATCGGTTAA
- the rplM gene encoding 50S ribosomal protein L13, giving the protein MKTFSAKPQEVERKWYVIDAADKVLGRVAVEAANILRGKNKTIFTPHVDCGDFVIIVNADKVVLTGNKENAKIYTRFSGYVGGKQVDTPRKIRARRPELLLELAVKGMVPHTRLGRQQMSKLKVYAGAGHPHEAQQPTAITL; this is encoded by the coding sequence ATGAAGACCTTCTCAGCCAAACCGCAAGAAGTAGAGCGCAAATGGTATGTTATAGACGCTGCCGACAAGGTGCTCGGCCGTGTTGCCGTTGAAGCGGCTAACATTTTGCGTGGCAAGAACAAGACAATTTTCACCCCCCACGTTGATTGTGGCGACTTTGTCATTATCGTAAACGCGGACAAGGTGGTGCTGACCGGCAACAAGGAAAACGCCAAGATTTACACCCGTTTCTCCGGCTACGTCGGCGGCAAGCAGGTGGACACTCCCCGGAAAATCCGCGCCCGCCGTCCCGAACTTCTTCTGGAACTGGCCGTCAAGGGCATGGTGCCTCACACCCGCCTGGGCCGTCAGCAAATGTCCAAGCTGAAGGTTTACGCCGGTGCCGGTCATCCGCATGAAGCCCAGCAGCCCACCGCCATCACTCTCTAA
- the rpsI gene encoding 30S ribosomal protein S9, with the protein MSQTTPFNATGRRKTAIAHAWLTEGSGRITINRRGFEEYLPTVQLQNAVLQPFQVTNTMNKFDVNVVTKGGGIHGQVGAIRMAIARALVQVDEASRAQLREFGLLTRDSRMKERKKPGRPGARKRYQFSKR; encoded by the coding sequence ATGAGTCAGACAACCCCATTCAACGCCACCGGCCGTCGCAAGACCGCCATTGCACACGCTTGGCTTACTGAAGGTTCCGGCCGCATCACGATCAACCGCCGCGGTTTTGAAGAATACCTTCCCACCGTCCAGTTGCAGAACGCCGTTCTTCAACCCTTCCAGGTGACCAACACCATGAACAAATTCGACGTGAACGTCGTCACCAAGGGCGGCGGCATTCACGGCCAGGTGGGCGCTATCCGCATGGCGATCGCCCGCGCCCTGGTCCAGGTTGATGAAGCTTCCCGCGCCCAGCTGCGTGAATTCGGTCTCCTGACCCGTGATTCCCGCATGAAGGAACGTAAAAAGCCCGGTCGTCCCGGCGCCCGCAAGCGTTACCAGTTCTCCAAGCGCTAA
- a CDS encoding 23S rRNA (pseudouridine(1915)-N(3))-methyltransferase RlmH: MQFLILAAGKPALNYAREGVELYLNRLKPFGKAELKLVRDGSSKDVSERLLAASEGCLRIAMDERGELWTTEKLVKLARDWQMRSVRRIAFLIGASDGHTEELRSRCDHILALSKFTLQHELALVVLLEQLYRCHTILAGTPYHR; the protein is encoded by the coding sequence ATGCAATTCCTCATTCTGGCCGCGGGCAAGCCGGCCCTCAACTACGCCCGGGAAGGCGTGGAACTTTATCTCAACCGCCTCAAGCCGTTCGGCAAGGCGGAACTCAAACTCGTCAGGGACGGAAGCTCCAAAGACGTTTCAGAGCGCCTGCTGGCCGCCAGCGAGGGCTGTCTGCGCATTGCCATGGACGAACGCGGAGAACTCTGGACTACGGAGAAGCTGGTCAAGCTGGCGCGGGACTGGCAGATGCGTTCCGTGCGCCGCATCGCGTTCCTCATCGGAGCCTCGGACGGCCATACGGAGGAACTGCGTTCCCGGTGTGACCATATCCTGGCGTTGAGCAAATTCACCCTCCAGCATGAGCTGGCGCTCGTCGTATTGCTGGAACAGCTATACCGCTGCCACACCATCCTGGCGGGAACGCCGTACCATCGGTAA
- a CDS encoding excinuclease ABC subunit UvrC gives MADREKPSLKELWRQTPHKPGVYIMKDALGNTIYVGKAKDLHRRLGNYFSPTGATLSNHKTRALINAIASFDYFETRNDQEAFLLESKLIKQYRPHYNIQMKDDKRYPLLKIPKGEQLPRFQLARVRKDDGARYFGPFVHAQALYATQEWINRHFRLRTCKARNPGLNDFRHCHADVIRNCSAPCIGRISASDYNRNFDQAVRLLEGTGKKSALDELTGEMMQASDELDFERAAYLRDIRDNLVKVLEPARRFQKGTPNLPGTVRPAEDMKELGLALGLEEPPAIMECFDISNVSSNHIVASMVRFTNGRPDNKAYRRYRIRTVDGQNDFASMSEVIRRRYSRILAESDAVASRPAGMSLYQWLKKLSAEGKAPIKVPDLVVVDGGKGQLSSALADLEAIGLGDMPIVGLAKQREEIFFPHQSQPLCLPHSTGALKLMQRIRDEAHRFANGYNELLYRKRMRESALDDAPGMSASKKSLLLEKFKSVAAIRKADPASIAAIRGISETWARNLLDYLNSSPNA, from the coding sequence GTGGCAGATCGTGAAAAACCATCCCTGAAGGAACTCTGGAGGCAAACCCCGCATAAACCCGGCGTTTACATCATGAAAGACGCCCTGGGGAATACCATTTACGTAGGCAAGGCGAAGGACCTCCACCGCCGCCTGGGCAACTACTTTTCCCCCACCGGGGCCACCCTCTCCAACCACAAGACACGGGCGCTCATCAACGCCATCGCGTCATTCGACTACTTTGAAACCAGGAACGACCAGGAGGCTTTTCTGCTGGAAAGCAAGCTCATCAAGCAGTACCGCCCGCATTACAACATCCAGATGAAGGATGACAAGCGCTACCCCCTGCTGAAAATCCCCAAGGGGGAGCAACTGCCGCGCTTCCAGCTGGCGCGGGTGCGGAAGGATGACGGGGCGCGCTACTTCGGCCCCTTTGTCCATGCCCAGGCGCTGTACGCCACGCAGGAATGGATTAACAGGCACTTCCGCCTGCGGACCTGCAAGGCCAGGAATCCCGGCCTCAACGACTTCCGTCACTGCCATGCGGACGTGATACGCAATTGCTCCGCCCCGTGCATAGGCCGCATTTCCGCCAGTGACTACAACCGGAACTTTGACCAGGCGGTGCGCCTGCTGGAAGGAACGGGGAAAAAAAGCGCCCTGGACGAATTGACCGGGGAGATGATGCAGGCCTCCGACGAGCTGGACTTTGAACGCGCCGCCTACCTGCGGGACATCCGGGACAACCTGGTCAAGGTGCTGGAGCCCGCGCGGAGGTTCCAGAAGGGAACGCCCAACCTGCCCGGCACCGTGCGTCCGGCGGAGGACATGAAGGAACTGGGGCTGGCCCTTGGGCTGGAAGAGCCCCCCGCTATCATGGAATGCTTTGACATTTCCAACGTCTCCTCCAACCACATCGTAGCCTCCATGGTGCGGTTCACCAACGGCAGGCCGGACAACAAGGCGTACCGCCGCTACCGCATCCGCACCGTGGACGGCCAGAATGACTTTGCCTCCATGTCGGAAGTCATCCGGCGGCGCTATTCCCGCATTCTGGCGGAAAGTGACGCCGTGGCTTCCCGTCCCGCAGGCATGAGCCTGTACCAATGGCTCAAAAAACTCAGCGCGGAAGGGAAAGCCCCCATCAAGGTTCCGGACCTGGTGGTGGTGGACGGCGGCAAGGGCCAGCTTTCCTCCGCCCTGGCGGACCTGGAGGCCATCGGACTGGGGGACATGCCCATCGTGGGCCTGGCCAAGCAGAGGGAGGAGATATTCTTCCCCCACCAGTCACAGCCCCTGTGCCTGCCGCACAGTACGGGAGCCCTCAAACTCATGCAGCGCATCCGCGACGAAGCGCACCGGTTTGCCAACGGGTACAACGAGCTGCTTTACCGGAAGCGCATGCGGGAAAGCGCCCTGGACGACGCTCCGGGCATGAGCGCCTCCAAAAAAAGCCTGCTGCTGGAAAAATTCAAATCCGTGGCCGCCATCAGAAAGGCGGACCCCGCCTCCATAGCCGCCATCCGCGGCATCTCGGAAACCTGGGCGCGCAACCTGCTGGATTATCTCAACTCATCCCCCAACGCCTGA
- a CDS encoding MotA/TolQ/ExbB proton channel family protein, translating to MNPVPFTTLAAAMDFVVGDRNYPLSELFMKGGFIMWPLLLLSIAGVVVLVMCCFSTRASAVLPTKLVEQAESFIRKRDYTGLSILCKDGDSCYARVMLTVASFMLRNPSAQFEEVREIAAAEGGRQAGFLSRQISWLSDIGALAPMLGLLGTVVGMMKTFFEIANGDFSGGKQRIDMAGGVAEALITTAGGLMLGIPAILAYVYFRSRVHKRVGDLEAAVTHSVSVVATQLQKPRAGAFHEEELPRVPVDPTSLRDVRGL from the coding sequence ATGAATCCTGTACCGTTTACCACGCTGGCTGCCGCCATGGACTTTGTGGTGGGAGATAGAAACTATCCCCTCTCCGAGCTGTTTATGAAAGGCGGCTTCATCATGTGGCCGCTGCTCCTGTTGTCCATCGCCGGAGTGGTGGTGCTGGTCATGTGCTGTTTTTCCACCCGCGCCTCCGCCGTTCTGCCCACCAAGCTGGTGGAACAGGCGGAATCCTTCATCCGCAAGAGGGATTACACGGGCTTGTCCATCCTCTGCAAGGATGGGGATTCCTGTTACGCGCGCGTGATGCTGACGGTAGCCAGTTTCATGCTCCGCAATCCTTCCGCCCAGTTTGAGGAGGTAAGGGAAATAGCGGCCGCGGAAGGCGGACGGCAGGCGGGTTTCCTGAGCCGCCAGATTTCCTGGCTCTCGGACATCGGCGCGCTGGCTCCCATGCTCGGGCTGCTGGGTACCGTGGTCGGGATGATGAAAACCTTCTTTGAGATCGCCAACGGTGATTTCTCCGGCGGCAAGCAGCGCATTGACATGGCCGGCGGCGTGGCGGAAGCCCTGATCACCACGGCGGGCGGCCTGATGCTGGGTATTCCCGCCATTCTGGCGTATGTGTACTTCCGCAGCCGGGTGCACAAGCGCGTGGGGGACCTGGAGGCCGCGGTAACGCACAGTGTTTCCGTAGTCGCCACCCAGCTCCAGAAGCCGCGCGCGGGGGCGTTCCATGAGGAGGAACTCCCCAGAGTGCCCGTGGACCCCACCTCCCTGCGCGACGTGCGCGGGCTTTAA
- a CDS encoding ExbD/TolR family protein → MKFHYKMPNPIGFQLAPMLDIVFLLLVFFIVTQTFEDDEPDLSINLPSAETPKPGESVSNEITVNIRKDGTVVINRQPYTMPQLEDKLLSVARLDKTMLVRIRVDEKAESGVVVHVMDACLKAGLNNVSFSTRPPAPSSVNVSNPQAS, encoded by the coding sequence ATGAAATTCCATTATAAAATGCCCAATCCCATCGGGTTCCAGCTGGCCCCCATGCTGGACATTGTTTTTCTGCTGCTGGTGTTTTTCATCGTGACCCAGACGTTTGAGGATGACGAGCCGGACCTTTCCATCAACCTTCCCTCCGCGGAGACTCCCAAGCCTGGTGAAAGCGTTTCCAATGAAATCACCGTGAATATCCGGAAAGACGGCACGGTGGTCATCAACCGCCAGCCGTACACCATGCCGCAGCTGGAAGACAAGCTTCTTTCCGTCGCCCGGCTGGATAAAACCATGCTCGTCCGCATCCGCGTGGATGAGAAGGCGGAATCCGGCGTGGTGGTGCATGTGATGGACGCCTGCCTGAAGGCCGGCCTGAACAACGTTTCCTTTTCCACGCGGCCTCCGGCTCCGTCTTCCGTCAATGTTTCCAACCCCCAAGCTTCATGA
- a CDS encoding tetratricopeptide repeat protein: MKAFLFVNAGLMALAAFAAAQENIPDAAPVPDGPLVANPEQDTLDMADMLYKQAQEPAMKGNPQEHGRLLDLSLRKYLEFSQRFPQSAQAPLAEYRAAMCLTELGRKADAHALFRRLTQTGTPALIAASAYRLATAASAAGEAEKAIQYYQLVVRNAEQNDLKVDAQYRLGRLFLSSGNPEGAATMFCAVMGNPQADGKFVLVSRMGYAALCADTGRLGEAYSEYRKVLETPGVDDRNRGIATLQAAMLATKLKKTAEAQVLYERLLKDESLKEMAPEARMGLLLGLYNMGKYKEILSQYAQQKDMKMPTKEGEVRLLMLLGQSAYKLKEYQKAADFFLEAEKTVPYTQEAMQASFYRLLCYNELKQKDLPQRAQSFLNHYAKAFPTSELHDLVRLMAAENLFNSSPADAARFYASIDFDKLPPKMRADILYKSAWAIAQAGNREVAATLLTDFINKYPQDPRICEALTLRGDMYAKTKKEAEALMDFDRVIARWPKEESAAAAWQRAAQIYAGRQDMVNMAKYYEGLIQNFPKASPAALAEAHFLLGRAAFDQGDFKSSISHMAEAKTLDPQKYGEQVNVLSVLSYHKLQDVKKLKEALETLQKENPSAVARVPDVIPAWLGLQAYGMKDLETADKYMTWATQNDQLQNVKKVIWRNLAKVRLALKKYDRALVASNNFLKDEDQPYRRADGLLDKASILLGLGRYADARKTAEEALALGVEGPLMASLKIILGDISYAEKKFDEAAKYYGVTAELFVNDAELKPKALFKAAEALDKAGRKSEASQYRARLQKEFPDWKQDEESLPPDAR, translated from the coding sequence ATGAAAGCGTTCCTTTTCGTCAATGCAGGTTTAATGGCCCTGGCCGCGTTTGCCGCCGCGCAGGAGAACATCCCGGACGCCGCTCCCGTACCGGACGGCCCGCTGGTCGCCAATCCGGAGCAGGATACCCTGGACATGGCGGACATGCTGTACAAGCAGGCCCAGGAGCCTGCCATGAAGGGAAATCCGCAGGAACACGGCCGCCTGCTTGATCTGAGCCTGCGCAAGTACCTGGAATTTTCCCAGCGCTTCCCCCAGTCCGCCCAGGCCCCCCTGGCGGAGTACCGCGCCGCCATGTGCCTCACGGAACTCGGAAGGAAGGCGGACGCGCATGCCCTGTTCCGCAGGCTCACCCAGACGGGCACTCCGGCCCTGATCGCCGCTTCCGCCTACCGTCTGGCCACGGCCGCTTCCGCCGCCGGGGAGGCGGAAAAGGCCATCCAGTATTACCAGCTCGTGGTCCGCAATGCGGAACAGAATGACTTGAAGGTGGACGCCCAGTACCGTCTGGGGCGCCTTTTTCTTTCCAGCGGGAATCCGGAAGGCGCCGCCACCATGTTCTGCGCGGTGATGGGCAATCCGCAGGCTGACGGAAAATTCGTGCTGGTGTCCCGGATGGGGTATGCCGCCCTGTGCGCGGATACGGGCCGGCTGGGCGAAGCCTATTCCGAATACCGCAAGGTGCTGGAAACGCCCGGCGTGGATGACCGGAACCGGGGTATTGCCACCCTCCAGGCCGCCATGCTGGCTACCAAGCTGAAGAAGACCGCGGAAGCCCAGGTTCTTTATGAACGGCTCTTGAAGGATGAGTCCCTGAAGGAAATGGCCCCGGAGGCCCGCATGGGGCTGCTCCTGGGATTGTACAACATGGGCAAGTACAAGGAAATCCTTTCCCAGTACGCGCAGCAGAAGGACATGAAGATGCCGACCAAGGAAGGAGAAGTACGCCTCCTGATGCTGCTGGGCCAGTCAGCCTACAAGCTGAAGGAATACCAGAAGGCGGCGGATTTCTTCCTGGAAGCGGAAAAGACCGTTCCTTATACGCAGGAAGCCATGCAGGCCTCCTTTTACCGTCTGCTGTGCTATAATGAACTCAAGCAGAAAGACCTTCCGCAGCGTGCGCAGAGTTTTCTGAATCATTATGCCAAGGCCTTTCCGACCAGTGAGCTGCATGACCTCGTGCGCCTGATGGCCGCGGAGAATCTGTTTAACAGCAGTCCGGCGGATGCCGCCCGGTTTTATGCCAGCATTGATTTTGACAAGCTGCCTCCCAAGATGCGTGCGGACATTTTGTACAAGAGCGCATGGGCCATCGCCCAGGCCGGGAACCGGGAAGTGGCCGCCACGCTGTTGACGGATTTCATCAACAAGTACCCGCAGGACCCCCGCATTTGCGAGGCTCTGACCCTGCGCGGCGACATGTACGCCAAAACCAAGAAGGAGGCGGAAGCCCTGATGGATTTTGACAGGGTGATCGCACGCTGGCCCAAGGAGGAATCCGCCGCCGCCGCATGGCAGCGGGCGGCCCAGATTTATGCTGGCCGCCAGGATATGGTGAACATGGCGAAGTACTATGAAGGCCTGATCCAGAACTTCCCGAAGGCCTCCCCCGCCGCCCTGGCGGAAGCCCACTTCCTGCTGGGCCGTGCGGCGTTTGACCAGGGGGATTTCAAATCCTCCATCAGCCACATGGCGGAGGCCAAGACGCTGGACCCCCAGAAATACGGAGAGCAGGTGAACGTGCTTTCCGTGCTTTCCTATCACAAGCTCCAGGACGTGAAAAAATTGAAGGAAGCCCTGGAAACCCTCCAGAAGGAAAACCCCTCAGCCGTAGCCCGCGTGCCCGACGTCATTCCCGCGTGGCTGGGCCTTCAGGCCTACGGCATGAAGGATTTGGAAACGGCGGACAAGTACATGACCTGGGCCACGCAGAATGACCAGCTTCAGAACGTGAAGAAGGTGATCTGGCGCAATCTGGCGAAGGTACGGCTGGCTCTGAAAAAGTATGACCGCGCCCTGGTGGCCTCCAATAATTTCCTGAAAGATGAGGACCAGCCCTACCGCCGGGCGGACGGCTTGCTGGACAAGGCCTCCATCCTGCTGGGACTGGGCAGGTATGCGGACGCCCGGAAGACGGCGGAGGAAGCGCTGGCGCTGGGCGTGGAAGGCCCTCTGATGGCCTCCCTGAAAATCATTCTGGGAGACATTTCCTATGCGGAGAAAAAGTTTGATGAAGCGGCCAAGTATTATGGCGTTACGGCTGAATTGTTCGTCAATGACGCCGAACTGAAGCCCAAGGCCCTGTTCAAGGCGGCGGAAGCGCTGGACAAGGCCGGCCGCAAGTCGGAGGCTTCCCAGTACCGGGCGCGCCTGCAGAAGGAGTTCCCGGATTGGAAGCAGGATGAAGAATCACTGCCCCCGGACGCCCGCTAG